The genome window CCTCCTGGTTTGATTACTTCCAGTTACCGCTTTTAGGCGAAATTGAGCTGGCCAGCGCCATCGCTTTTGATTTAGGGGTTTATCTGACAGTAGTGGGGTCTACGCTGATGATTTTGGCCAATCTGGGCAAAATGACTACAGATCACAGACCTGTGCATGAGGGGCAAAACTAATGGAATTACTGCTTGCAATCATCATAGGGGTTTTAACCTGTAGCGCTGTGTTTTTGATTTTACGAGCCAGAACTTTTGCCGTGATGCTGGGGCTGACCATGTTGTCTTACGCCGTGAATTTATTCATTTTTGCCAGTGGTGGCTTAAAGATGGGGGCTGGTGCTGTGCTTAAAGCCACAGAGGAGTATGCCGACCCTTTGCCGCAGGCATTGGTATTAACTGCCATAGTCATTGGTTTTGCGATGACCGCCTTTTTGGTGGTGTTGTCCATCAGGGCCCGCGCCGACTTAGGTAATGATCATGTGGACGGTAAATTGCCGGTGGCGAAAAATACCCGGCAAGGGGCTTCGTCATGAACCACCTGATTATACTGCCCATTCTCTGGCCTTTGCTGGTGGCTTTGCTGACTATGCTGCCGCCTTTTGATCAGAACCTGTTACTGCGCCGTTGCTTAAGTGTCGGCGGTTCTGCGGTGTTGGTGCTGTTAAGTGTACTGTTGGTGATGCAAAGCACGGATGGCCCGGCCCAACTCTATCAACTGGGCAACTGGCCTGCGCCTTTTGGCATCAGCTTATTGCTGGATCAGGTCAGTAGTCTGATGTTGTGTCTGACCTCTGTTTTGGCGTTAGCTGCCAGTTTATATGCCAGCAGTGGTGAAGATGAAAACGGTCCTTTTTTCCACGCCTTATTACATTTCCAGTTGATGGGTATCAACGGCGCCTTTTTAACAGCCGACTTGTTTAACCTTTTTGTATTTTTTGAAGTGCTGTTGATTGCCTCTTATTCCCTGCTGATCCATGGCGGCGGTAAAGCCAAAACTAAAGCAGCTGTGCATTATGTGGTGTTAAATCTGGTTGGTTCAGCGTTGTTTTTGTTTGCGTTGGCGCTGATTTATGGCGCTACAGGCACCTTAAATATGCTGGATTTAGGCACCAAAGTGGCGACCTTGTCTGACACTCAACTTCAATTATTACAGGCTGCTGTCGCACTGCTGTTGGTGGTGTTTGGCTTAAAGGCAGCTGTAATGCCTTTGCATTTTTGGTTAGGCAATGCGTATTCTTCCGCCTCACCTGCTGTGGCGGCCTTGTTTGCCATTATGACTAAAGTGGGTATTTATAGCTTATTACGTGTTTTTGCTATGGTGCTGCAGGATGCAGGTTTTGTTGCCAGTTGGGTGTTCCCTGTGTTGTGGTGGACAGGCTTACTGACCATAGTGATGGGCGTGTTGGGAGTCTTGGCCAGTGAAGACTTACGCAAAATGGCCAGCTATCTGGTGATCGTATCTGTAGGAGCCTTGGTCGCTATTTTATCTTTAGGCACACCAGAGTCCGTACAGGCGTTGTTGTATTATCTGGTGCACTCAACACTGGCTACTGCTGCTTTGTTTTTACTCGCTGATTTGATTTCTAACCAGCGTGGCAAAGCGGGCGATCGGCTGGTGAACGGCCGCAAAATCGCTCAGCCTGTGTTACTTGGCACTGCTTTTATTGTCGTGGCGCTGAGTATTGTAGGCATGCCTCCTTTTTCTGGTTTTATCGGCAAGCTATTACTGCTGCAGGCTGTGCCGCAAGGTAGCGCCATGTTGTGGTACTGGTCCTTTTTATTAGGCAGCAGTGTGGTGTTGCTGATTGCCTTGAGCAGAGCGGGTAGCATTCTGTTCTGGCAGGTGTCTGGCTCAGATGTTGAAGCTCGTCTGGCTGGACGCCGCCGTACCAGCGCTTTACTGTTGCTGGTCGCAGCAAGCCCTTTGTTGAGTCTGTTTGCCGGACCATTAACGA of Rheinheimera sp. MM224 contains these proteins:
- a CDS encoding Na+/H+ antiporter subunit C, which produces MELLLAIIIGVLTCSAVFLILRARTFAVMLGLTMLSYAVNLFIFASGGLKMGAGAVLKATEEYADPLPQALVLTAIVIGFAMTAFLVVLSIRARADLGNDHVDGKLPVAKNTRQGASS
- a CDS encoding monovalent cation/H+ antiporter subunit D, producing the protein MNHLIILPILWPLLVALLTMLPPFDQNLLLRRCLSVGGSAVLVLLSVLLVMQSTDGPAQLYQLGNWPAPFGISLLLDQVSSLMLCLTSVLALAASLYASSGEDENGPFFHALLHFQLMGINGAFLTADLFNLFVFFEVLLIASYSLLIHGGGKAKTKAAVHYVVLNLVGSALFLFALALIYGATGTLNMLDLGTKVATLSDTQLQLLQAAVALLLVVFGLKAAVMPLHFWLGNAYSSASPAVAALFAIMTKVGIYSLLRVFAMVLQDAGFVASWVFPVLWWTGLLTIVMGVLGVLASEDLRKMASYLVIVSVGALVAILSLGTPESVQALLYYLVHSTLATAALFLLADLISNQRGKAGDRLVNGRKIAQPVLLGTAFIVVALSIVGMPPFSGFIGKLLLLQAVPQGSAMLWYWSFLLGSSVVLLIALSRAGSILFWQVSGSDVEARLAGRRRTSALLLLVAASPLLSLFAGPLTTWCQAAAVQLQQIAKLNPGAF